A DNA window from Coffea arabica cultivar ET-39 chromosome 6c, Coffea Arabica ET-39 HiFi, whole genome shotgun sequence contains the following coding sequences:
- the LOC113693610 gene encoding uncharacterized protein, translating to MASFSRFCLFAWLLWGNLGVQGDDSAIVGVCKKMDIYYYMCYDCLKSNPQEPDFGAKSIICTTDAYVILRKSSFDFSLNSTGRFREMAKLCVDQFDITLGYCKAAFKAWRLKRKPATLAFLHSSLDYYLKCVDHVFEPVPVEYVVQLNTAKAFNEVAIEIVSLP from the coding sequence ATGGCTTCCTTTAGTCGATTTTGCTTGTTTGCCTGGCTTTTGTGGGGAAACTTAGGAGTCCAAGGCGATGACTCGGCGATCGTTGGTGTATGCAAAAAGATGGACATTTATTATTATATGTGCTATGACTGCCTAAAGAGCAACCCACAAGAACCAGATTTTGGTGCCAAATCCATAATCTGCACTACGGATGCATATGTTATCCTCCGAAAATCAAGTTTCGATTTTTCGTTGAATTCTACTGGCCGCTTTCGGGAGATGGCCAAATTGTGCGTGGATCAATTTGACATAACTTTGGGTTACTGTAAAGCCGCGTTTAAAGCATGGAGATTGAAGCGAAAACCAGCCACCTTAGCATTTCTTCACAGCAGCTTGGATTATTACCTCAAGTGCGTTGATCACGTCTTCGAACCCGTTCCAGTTGAATATGTCGTACAATTAAATACTGCTAAAGCTTTCAATGAGGTGGCAATTGAAATTGTCTCTCTACCATGA
- the LOC113691471 gene encoding gamma-glutamyl peptidase 5-like: MRMQMEGGKRYALLLAATDSDYVKKLYGGYFNVFVDALGDEGERWDLFRVVEGHFPEMDELENYEAFVVSGSPYDAYGNEHWILKLCLLLQTLFAMQKKVLGICFGHQVLCRALGGKVGKAYTGWDIGVRKIRILKEFLPCNFLELDEIPPTLSIIECHQDEVWDVPVGAEVIACSDKTRVEMFAFGNHILGIQGHPEYTKDILNNLIDRLLSNDCIERGFGEDVKTQLLMADPDRKYWEKICQRFLKGR; encoded by the exons ATGAGAATGCAGATGGAGGGAGGAAAAAGGTATGCTTTACTACTTGCAGCAACGGACTCAGActatgtgaagaaactttacgGAGGATATTTCAATGTTTTTGTTGATGCATTAGGCGATGAAGGGGAGAGATGGGACTTATTTCGCGTCGTCGAGGGGCATTTTCCAGAAATGGATGAGCTTGAAAATTATGAAGCATTTGTTGTCAGTGGAAGCCCTTATGATGCTTATGGCAATGAGCATTGGATTCTCAAGCTTTGCTTACTCTTGCAAACTCTTTTTGCCATGCAGAAGAAAGTTCTTGGTATATGCTTTGGCCACCAA GTCTTGTGCAGAGCACTGGGAGGAAAAGTTGGGAAAGCCTACACTGGATGGGATATTGGAGTTAGAAAAATTAGAATCCTAAAGGAATTCTTGCCTTGTAACTTCCTTGAGTTAGATGAAATCCCACCAACCCTTTCAATCATTGAGTGCCATCAAGATgag GTGTGGGATGTCCCTGTTGGGGCTGAAGTAATTGCATGTTCCGATAAAACTCGAGTGGAGATGTTTGCATTTGGGAACCACATTCTGGGAATCCAAGGGCATCCAGAGTATACCAAAGATATTCTCAACAATTTAATCGATCGTCTGCTGTCTAATGACTGTATAGAG AGAGGGTTTGGTGAAGATGTGAAGACACAGTTATTGATGGCGGATCCAGATAGGAAGTACTGGGAAAAAATCTGCCAACGCTTTCTCAAAGGCAGATAG